A genomic segment from Bacillus cereus G9842 encodes:
- a CDS encoding toprim domain-containing protein — protein MIYVEKVIIVEGTSDRRKIESIIREPVEIVCTNGTIGLSKMDELVDQFFDKEVYVLVDADDAGEKLRKQFRKEFPQAEHIYIDRSYREVATAPSTHLANVLWGADIDVYTEYLR, from the coding sequence ATGATTTATGTAGAAAAAGTCATTATTGTAGAAGGTACATCAGATAGAAGAAAGATTGAATCTATTATTCGTGAACCGGTGGAAATTGTTTGTACAAATGGTACAATTGGTTTATCGAAAATGGATGAGCTCGTTGATCAGTTTTTTGATAAGGAAGTGTATGTGCTAGTAGATGCTGATGATGCTGGAGAAAAGTTAAGGAAACAATTTCGAAAAGAATTTCCGCAAGCCGAGCATATCTATATTGATCGCTCGTACCGAGAAGTGGCAACTGCGCCATCTACACACTTAGCAAATGTATTATGGGGAGCCGACATTGACGTTTATACAGAATATTTACGGTAA
- the gcvH gene encoding glycine cleavage system protein GcvH, whose translation MSIPNNLRYSEEHEWVKTEGNEVVIGITHFAQGELGDIVFVELPEVGATIEADEPFGSVESVKTVSELYAPVSGKVVAVNEELSDQPELVNESPYEGAWMVKVELSDASQVEKLLTAEKYAEMTNQD comes from the coding sequence ATGAGCATTCCAAATAATTTACGTTACTCTGAAGAACACGAATGGGTAAAAACTGAAGGTAATGAAGTTGTTATCGGTATCACTCACTTTGCACAAGGTGAGCTAGGCGATATCGTATTCGTTGAACTTCCTGAAGTAGGTGCAACAATCGAAGCTGACGAGCCATTCGGAAGCGTAGAATCTGTTAAAACAGTTTCTGAGTTATACGCACCTGTAAGCGGTAAAGTTGTAGCAGTAAACGAAGAATTAAGTGACCAACCAGAACTTGTTAACGAATCTCCATACGAGGGTGCATGGATGGTTAAAGTTGAACTTTCTGATGCAAGCCAAGTTGAGAAGTTATTAACTGCAGAAAAATATGCAGAAATGACAAACCAAGACTAA
- a CDS encoding arsenate reductase family protein gives MTVTFYSYPKCGTCQKAKKWFEANDVAYEMIHIVENPPSKEDLRNLHEKSELPLKKFFNTSGMRYRELGLKDKLKDASEDEMYELLASDGMLIKRPIVTDGTNVTLGFNEEQFESVWKKYQ, from the coding sequence ATGACAGTAACATTTTATTCATATCCAAAGTGTGGCACATGTCAAAAGGCAAAGAAATGGTTTGAGGCAAACGATGTAGCATATGAGATGATTCATATTGTTGAAAATCCACCATCAAAAGAAGATTTACGTAATTTACATGAAAAAAGTGAATTACCATTAAAAAAATTCTTTAATACAAGTGGAATGCGTTACCGTGAACTTGGTCTGAAAGATAAGTTGAAAGATGCAAGCGAAGACGAAATGTATGAGCTTTTAGCATCTGATGGCATGTTGATTAAACGTCCAATTGTAACAGATGGAACGAATGTAACACTTGGTTTTAACGAAGAGCAGTTTGAAAGTGTGTGGAAAAAGTACCAATAA
- a CDS encoding phosphatase PAP2 family protein, translating to MKKFKLSSFLPLSYILLLVLVSPLYDVLNKSTVHAVDVTTVVDDWIPFVKAFIIPYLLWFPYLYGALIYYCFADRKQYYVTLSSVIFGKLACFSIYYFWQTTVPRPTVVGTDVFSELVRYIYSIDQPVNCFPSIHVLTTFVIMLAAFKRREQHAFEYYILTFFGTLIILSTLFTKQHAFLDAVSGMTLASILYFGVQLLLAKEPIKVPVKQNHKM from the coding sequence ATGAAGAAATTTAAACTTTCATCTTTTCTTCCGTTAAGTTATATACTTCTACTCGTACTCGTAAGTCCCCTTTACGACGTATTAAATAAATCGACTGTTCACGCAGTAGACGTTACAACTGTAGTAGATGATTGGATTCCATTTGTAAAAGCATTTATTATTCCTTATTTACTTTGGTTTCCATACTTATACGGCGCACTTATTTATTACTGCTTCGCTGACCGAAAGCAATATTATGTCACTTTAAGTAGTGTTATTTTTGGAAAGCTTGCTTGTTTTTCTATTTATTATTTTTGGCAAACAACTGTACCGCGTCCGACTGTCGTTGGAACAGATGTATTTTCTGAACTAGTTCGCTATATTTATAGTATCGATCAACCGGTAAACTGTTTCCCTAGCATTCACGTTCTTACTACATTTGTAATTATGTTAGCTGCCTTTAAGCGTAGAGAACAACATGCTTTTGAATATTACATCCTTACTTTCTTCGGTACACTTATTATTTTATCAACGCTATTTACGAAGCAGCATGCCTTTTTAGATGCCGTTTCTGGAATGACACTTGCAAGCATACTATACTTCGGCGTTCAGCTCTTATTAGCAAAAGAACCAATAAAAGTTCCAGTAAAACAAAATCATAAAATGTAA
- a CDS encoding PTS transporter subunit IIC — translation MKEYIMSRVFKASAGIAQGIFVSLGIGLLIENIGRIVDIPLLITIGVVAKSLMAPAIGAGIAFMLGANGLVIFSAMVAGAIGAGSISITEAGLIIKTGEPIGALLTATLAVYIGKRLSGKTALDMMLVPFAAILGSGLVGIWLSHNITPVLNTVGAFIKDSSAGSPFIASIVIAVVWGLLLISPASSAALAIALSLDGVAGGAALAGCVAQFIGFSVISAKENNLGGILAQALCTPKVQLPNITKNPMILVPTVVASAIVGPVSALIFQLEAGKEIAGLGLSSLIAPINLISSEGWEVVPAMVITYIIIPVAVSYILYIALKKAGRIHSGDMTVPQS, via the coding sequence ATGAAGGAATATATAATGTCTCGTGTATTTAAAGCATCTGCTGGAATCGCACAAGGTATTTTCGTATCCCTCGGAATTGGTTTACTGATCGAAAATATAGGAAGAATTGTTGATATACCATTACTTATTACAATCGGAGTTGTTGCAAAATCACTTATGGCACCAGCAATTGGTGCCGGAATTGCTTTTATGCTCGGTGCAAATGGCCTTGTAATCTTCTCGGCTATGGTGGCTGGAGCAATTGGTGCCGGATCCATTTCAATTACTGAAGCAGGTCTAATTATTAAAACAGGTGAGCCAATCGGTGCTTTATTAACAGCAACTTTAGCTGTATATATTGGTAAACGTTTAAGCGGAAAAACTGCGTTAGATATGATGCTCGTTCCATTTGCGGCAATATTAGGTTCTGGTTTAGTAGGTATTTGGTTATCTCATAATATTACTCCTGTTTTAAATACAGTTGGAGCATTTATTAAAGATAGCTCAGCTGGTAGCCCGTTTATCGCTTCTATCGTCATTGCAGTAGTTTGGGGATTATTACTTATCTCTCCAGCTTCATCAGCTGCGTTAGCGATCGCACTTAGCTTAGACGGTGTTGCAGGTGGTGCTGCTCTTGCAGGCTGCGTTGCTCAGTTTATCGGATTCTCTGTTATCTCAGCGAAAGAAAACAATTTAGGTGGCATATTAGCTCAAGCACTTTGTACTCCGAAAGTACAGTTACCAAATATCACTAAAAATCCAATGATTCTCGTCCCAACTGTCGTCGCCAGTGCTATAGTTGGTCCAGTATCCGCATTAATTTTCCAACTGGAAGCAGGAAAGGAAATTGCAGGTCTTGGATTAAGTTCTCTTATCGCACCAATTAATTTAATTTCTAGCGAAGGATGGGAAGTTGTCCCAGCGATGGTAATCACTTATATCATCATTCCAGTAGCTGTTTCTTATATACTTTACATTGCTCTTAAAAAAGCAGGTCGTATTCACTCTGGTGATATGACTGTACCGCAATCTTAA
- a CDS encoding L-lactate dehydrogenase: MKRHTRKIAIIGTGLVGSSCAYSIVNQGICEELLLIDINHERAVGEAMDLSHCINFTNTRTKVYAGSYEDCKDMDIVIITAGPAPKPGQSRLDTLGASAKIMESVVGGVMESGFDGIFLLASNPVDIITYEVWKLSGLPRNRVIGTGTSLDSSRLRTILSEMLHVDPRSIHGYSLGEHGDSQMVAWSHVTVGGKPILQILEEQKERFGEIDLDEIVEKTAKAGWEIYKRKGTTYYGIGNSLAYIASSIFNDDHRVIAVSAILDGEYGEYDICTGVPAIITRDGIREVVELNLTEDEESRFAKSNDILRDYMKTIGY; this comes from the coding sequence ATGAAAAGACATACAAGAAAAATTGCAATTATCGGTACTGGATTAGTTGGATCAAGTTGTGCGTATTCCATTGTAAATCAAGGGATTTGCGAAGAGCTATTATTAATTGATATAAATCATGAACGTGCAGTTGGGGAAGCAATGGATTTATCACATTGCATTAACTTTACAAATACAAGAACAAAAGTATATGCAGGAAGCTATGAAGACTGCAAAGATATGGACATTGTCATTATTACAGCAGGACCAGCACCAAAACCAGGGCAAAGTCGCTTAGATACTTTAGGAGCGAGTGCGAAGATTATGGAAAGTGTTGTTGGTGGCGTAATGGAAAGTGGATTTGATGGTATTTTCTTACTTGCATCGAACCCAGTTGATATTATTACATATGAAGTTTGGAAATTATCTGGATTACCTAGAAATCGCGTAATCGGTACTGGTACATCACTAGATTCTTCTCGCTTAAGAACAATTTTATCTGAAATGCTACATGTAGACCCTCGTAGTATTCATGGGTATTCATTAGGAGAACATGGTGATTCTCAAATGGTTGCTTGGTCTCACGTAACTGTTGGTGGAAAGCCAATTCTGCAAATTTTAGAAGAACAAAAAGAACGATTTGGTGAAATAGATTTAGATGAAATCGTTGAGAAGACTGCAAAAGCCGGATGGGAAATTTATAAACGTAAAGGAACTACTTATTACGGAATCGGAAATTCTCTAGCATATATTGCAAGCTCAATCTTTAATGATGATCACCGTGTCATTGCTGTATCAGCCATTTTAGATGGTGAGTATGGTGAATATGATATTTGTACAGGAGTACCAGCTATTATTACTAGAGACGGTATAAGAGAAGTTGTAGAACTCAATTTAACAGAGGATGAAGAATCTCGATTCGCAAAATCAAACGATATTTTACGTGATTATATGAAAACAATTGGTTACTAA
- a CDS encoding spore coat protein: MNEKDMVNDYLAGLNASLTSYANYISQSDNEQLHQTLIQIRNQDEMRQRNMYEYAKQKSYYKPAAPANPMIVQQLKSQLSAE; encoded by the coding sequence ATGAATGAAAAAGATATGGTAAATGATTATTTAGCAGGATTAAATGCAAGTTTAACAAGTTATGCAAATTATATTTCTCAGTCTGATAATGAACAGTTACATCAAACGTTAATCCAAATTCGTAATCAAGATGAAATGCGTCAACGTAATATGTATGAGTACGCAAAGCAAAAGAGTTATTATAAACCAGCAGCACCTGCGAATCCGATGATTGTGCAGCAATTGAAAAGTCAGTTAAGTGCAGAATAA